GTTGATCAAGTCACCGTTCTTTCcagtgctgttttcttttacagCATACATGGCTTTCTGTCTTCCATATATTGCACTGGACTTTTTAAGCATTAGACTGCCAGACTTGAGAAATTACAAAATCCAGCCACAGAACTATCCAAGTCTTGGAATGATGGTGCCTTGCATTATTCAAAGTGTGTATCACCATGTTGTTTTCATCTTCCCGGTGACATTTCTACACTGGTACTGGAGACCCATGCATCTACCAGTGAtagctccagagctgcctgaagTCCTGCTGCAAGTAGCAGTTTGTCTGCTGCTATTTGATTTTGAGTACTTCCTGTGGCATTTGCTTCATCACAAGGTGCCTTGGCTCTACAAGACCTTCCACAAGGTGCATCACAAGCACGTGTCGACGTTCGCCCTTACTACACAGTATTCCAGCATATGGGAGTTGCTCTCACTGGGATTTTTTGCTGCTATAAACCCACTGCTCCTGGGATGCCATCCTTTGACAGAAAtgattttcttccttgtaaACATTGGTTTGTCAGTGGAGGACCATTCTGGATATGACCTCCCATGGTCAACTCACCGACTTGTGCCTTTTGGATTGTACGGAGGAGCACCACATCAT
This region of Vidua macroura isolate BioBank_ID:100142 chromosome 8, ASM2450914v1, whole genome shotgun sequence genomic DNA includes:
- the CH25H gene encoding cholesterol 25-hydroxylase translates to MNSWGWSHCLSRLHKSVQDFQLPQTATGMNCSLPHRVLLSSPMEGQQDRLCLQSLWDFVTAKEPLIKSPFFPVLFSFTAYMAFCLPYIALDFLSIRLPDLRNYKIQPQNYPSLGMMVPCIIQSVYHHVVFIFPVTFLHWYWRPMHLPVIAPELPEVLLQVAVCLLLFDFEYFLWHLLHHKVPWLYKTFHKVHHKHVSTFALTTQYSSIWELLSLGFFAAINPLLLGCHPLTEMIFFLVNIGLSVEDHSGYDLPWSTHRLVPFGLYGGAPHHDLHHLKFKSNYAPYFTHWDKLFGTFTESHSN